The following are from one region of the Odontesthes bonariensis isolate fOdoBon6 chromosome 12, fOdoBon6.hap1, whole genome shotgun sequence genome:
- the ddx18 gene encoding ATP-dependent RNA helicase DDX18: MADLQMKLLRKKLQKRNEKNKERKTLKKCKQDEETVKSNGLEKDHCEEGSSTCGTDGEAKEKPKSEVKIPEDGTTTDDAPEKKRKKRKLTDAQKPSAVKKSKNETEGEELANEIGVEGNEKPTDEEDKSWTGLEEEEDEPELPSGLTGAFEDTSFTSLAGLVSENTLKGIKEMGFEHMTEIQHKSIRPLLEGRDVLAAAKTGSGKTLAFLIPSIELVYKLKFMPRNGTGVVILSPTRELAMQTYGVMKEMMTHHVHTFGLIMGGSNRSAEAQRLANGVNILVATPGRLLDHLQNTPGFMFKNLQCLIIDEADRILEVGFEEELKQIIKLLPKKRQTMLFSATQTRKVEDLARISLKKEPLYVGVDDNKDNATVDGLEQGYVVCPSEKRFLLLFTFLKKNRKKKLMVFFSSCMSVKFHYELLNYIDLPVLAIHGKQKQTKRTTTFFQFCNADSGILLCTDVAARGLDIPEVDWIVQYDPPDDPKEYIHRVGRTARGINGRGHALLILRPQELGFLRFLKQAKVPLSEFEFSWSKISDIQSQLEKLIEKNYYLHKSAQEAYKSYVRAYDSHSLKQIYSVNTLNLPMVALSFGFKVPPYVDLNVHGNKGGKLQKRGGGGGFGYQKFKNVQKSKVFKHINKGKGDKRQFSR, translated from the exons ATGGCGGACCTACAGATGAAGCTTCTTCGCAAGAAACTTCagaaaagaaatgagaaaaacaaagagcGTAAAACACTGAAGAAGTGTAAACAAGACGAGGAGACTG TGAAGTCCAATGGACTTGAAAAGGACCATTGTGAGGAGGGATCCTCCACCTGTGGGACAGACGGTGAGGCCAAGGAAAAACCGAAGAGTGAAGTTAAGATACCAGAGGATGGGACCACAACTGATGATGCTcctgagaagaaaagaaaaaaaagaaagttaacaGATGCTCAGAAACCATCAG CTGTGAAGAAAAGTAAGAATGAGACGGAAGGGGAAGAGTTGGCAAATGAGATTGGGGTAGAGGGAAATGAAAAGCCAACAGATGAAGAAGACAAATCTTGGACGGGACTtgaagaagaggaagatgagCCTGAATTGCCATCTGGTTTAACAG GAGCATTCGAGGACACATCGTTTACCTCTCTTGCTGGGTTGGTGAGTGAGAACACGCTCAAGGGAATTAAGGAAATGGGATTTGAACATATGACTGAAATCCAGCACAAAAGTATTCGGCCCCTGCTGGAGGGAAG AGATGTTCTTGCTGCTGCTAAGACAGGAAGTGGTAAAACCTTGGCCTTCCTGATCCCATCTATAGAACTGGTGTACAAACTCAAGTTTATGCCAAGGAACG GCACTGGTGTTGTGATCCTTTCTCCCACACGTGAGTTGGCAATGCAGACGTATGGTGTGATGAAGGAGATGATGACTCACCACGTGCACACCTTTGGTCTGATCATGGGTGGCAGCAACCGCTCAGCTGAGGCCCAAAGACTTGCAAATGGCGTCAACATCCTGGTAGCCACACCTGGCCGCCTGCTGGACCACCTGCAG AATACCCCTGGGTTCATGTTCAAGAACTTGCAGTGTCTGATTATTGATGAGGCCGACAGAATCTTAGAGGTGGGCTTTGAAGAGGAATTGAAGCAGATCATCAAATTGCTGCCAa AGAAGAGACAGACCATGCTATTCTCAGCCACTCAGACCCGAAAGGTAGAGGACTTGGCTCGAATCTCCCTGAAGAAAGAGCCCCTGTATGTCGGGGTGGATGACAACAAAGACAACGCCACAGTGGATGGTTTGGAGCAG GGCTACGTGGTGTGTCCATCTGAGAAACGCTTCCTGCTGCTCTTCACCTTCCTGAAGAAGAACCGCAAGAAGAAGCTGATGGTCTTTTTCTCTTCCTGCATGTCTGTCAAATTCCACTATGAGTTGCTCAACTACATTGACCTACCTGTCCTGGCCATCCAT GGCAAGCAGAAGCAGACCAAACGTACCACCACATTCTTTCAGTTCTGCAATGCCGACTCGGGGATCCTGCTGTGTACAGATGTGGCAGCTCGAGGGCTCGACATCCCTGAGGTGGACTGGATCGTCCAGTATGACCCCCCAGATGACCCCAAG GAGTACATCCACAGGGTGGGCAGAACAGCCCGAGGCATCAATGGCAGAGGCCATGCGCTCCTCATTCTGCGGCCCCAGGAACTCGGTTTCCTTCGCTTCCTGAAACAAGCCAAG GTTCCACTGAGTGAGTTTGAGTTTTCCTGGAGTAAAATCTCTGATATCCAGTCCCAG TTGGAGAAGCTGATCGAGAAGAACTACTACCTCCACAAGTCGGCCCAAGAGGCTTACAAGTCTTATGTGAGGGCATATGACTCCCACTCCCTCAAACAGATCTACAGTGTGAACACACTCAACCTACCCATGGTGGCTCTGTCCTTCGGCTTCAAAGTCCCCCCTTACGTTGATCTCA ACGTCCACGGCAATAAAGGTGGAAAACTGCAGAAGCGAGGTGGTGGAGGTGGCTTTGGATACCAGAAGTTCAAGAATGTGCAAAAATCTAAAGTTTTTAAGCATATCAACAAAGGAAAGGGTGATAAGAGGCAGTTCTCCCGCTAA